The Triticum dicoccoides isolate Atlit2015 ecotype Zavitan chromosome 6A, WEW_v2.0, whole genome shotgun sequence genome has a window encoding:
- the LOC119316408 gene encoding ADP-ribosylation factor GTPase-activating protein AGD12-like — MSGGHGDAGMASGKMAKLKELLQKSENRICADCSAPDPNWASANIGVFICVKCSGVHRSLGTHISKVMSVTLDKWSDDEIDSMVEVGGNLQANAIYEAFLPEGYRKPHPDSAQEERQKFIKSKYELQEFLEPSLRIVSNHPSDAGKQASNSHSGSSKSEIGMVEFIGILNVKVIGGTKLAIRDMSSSDPYVVLTLGQQKVQTSVIKGNLNPVWNEELKLSVPQKYGPLKLQVLDHDMVSKDDLMGEAEIDLQPMINAAASFGDPELLGDIQIGRWLKSNDNALTADSAVMVTGGKVKQEVSLNLQHTESGEVTVEMEWMALNI; from the exons ATGAGTGGAGGGCATGGTGATGCTGGGATGGCTTCAG GTAAGATGGCAAAGCTGAAGgagttattgcagaaaagtgaaaaTCGCATTTGTGCTGACTGCAGCGCACCTGATCCCAATTGGGC GTCAGCTAATATTGGAGTATTCATATGCGTAAAATGTTCTGGCGTTCACAGAAGTCTCGGTACACATATCTCAAAG GTCATGTCAGTGACACTAGATAAGTGGTCTGACGATGAAATTGACTCGATGGTAGAAGTTGGTGGAAACTTGCAAGCCAACGCAATCTATGAGGCCTTTCTCCCAGAAGGCTACCGCAAGCCACACCCAGATTCCGCCCAGGAAGAGCGACAAAAGTTTATCAA GTCCAAATATGAACTTCAAGAATTCCTGGAGCCAAGCTTACGGATCGTCTCTAATCATCCTAGCGATGCCGGAAAACAAGCATCCAACTCACATTCTGGTAGCTCCAAGAGTGAG ATTGGCATGGTTGAGTTCATCGGGATACTGAATGTCAAAGTCATTGGAGGCACCAAATTAGCTATCAGAGATATGTCTAGCAGCGACCCTTATGTTGTCTTGACCCTGGGACAACAG AAAGTACAGACTTCAGTGATCAAAGGAAACCTGAACCCtgtctggaatgaagaactcaagcTCTCTGTTCCTCAGAAGTACGGGCCTCTGAAGCTG CAAGTGTTGGACCACGACATGGTGTCCAAGGACGACCTGATGGGGGAGGCCGAGATCGACCTGCAGCCCATGATCAATGCGGCAGCATCGTTTGGAGATCCAGAACTGCTCGGCGACATACAGATCGGCCGGTGGCTCAAGTCCAACGATAACGCTCTAACCGCCGACAGCGCTGTCATGGTGACCGGAGGCAAGGTGAAGCAGGAGGTCTCCCTGAACCTGCAGCACACCGAGTCGGGGGAGGTGACGGTGGAGATGGAATGGATGGCTCTAAACATTTAG